The following is a genomic window from Salmo salar chromosome ssa23, Ssal_v3.1, whole genome shotgun sequence.
ACAACGTTTGAGACAATGATTTCTGTTCTATACATTCCATCTAATATATGGAGACAAGGATCTAAACAATAGTGCGTGAAATGCATAATGGCATCTCTCTCGGGTCCATGGCAAAATAAGAGATGTCACAGGTAGGCCCTACGTCATGGAAGGGATGCAGGGATGGACCCAAGAGAGCGTGGGGGGTCGGCAACATAGTAAAGATTTTCACTATAACGGAGGCGCTGCATTCTTGGTTATATATACATTGCTATAAGAAGGCGCACGTAAGCATGATATGGAGCACAAAGCGTCTATCTTTTATGTAATATGTTATCACAAATATGCCTACTGTATATTGAGACAGTAGCCAACAAACGAAAGCTGTAGGGTGAACATCCAATTGATGCAATCATTGAAAATATGATCATGAAAATGACAAATAGCCAATTATCGCCGCAATTCGAGCCACGGAAAATATGTTCACGCATTTATAATTAAATAAAACAACATTGTCCATTTCCAGCGCACAAACACATCTGTAAACGATGGAGCAATCGTCAGCAGGTCAATGAAAATGAGAGGCTGTGACAAGGTCAGCAGCCTATTGAAAATAAAGACACCATTTATGACAAAGAAATATGCCAGAATAAAGAACAAGCTCCACCACCTTATAAGTGATCTTGTTTCCCCGCAAATCGGCCTTGAAGTTGCCGGCGGCGCCTTGTATCTCCAATCGAACAGCTCTTCGACCCTCTTTGTGTTGCTGATGCTGCGGGTGCTCGCGACAGACACGCACGCATGGCCAAGCGTACAGACGGCTCTGATGAGAAATAGAGTCCCGCACAGTTGCACGCACGTGAGGGTGTGGCTGGCGGAGGCTGCGCTTGGCACAAAAATCACCCAACGTCCACAAGCGATCGCCTTCCTCTAGGCTACGATGCCACTCTCCTGTTGGTTAAAAATCTAGACCTATATAGAATATGTTCACACACTAGCGTTGGCTATTGATCGAGTATAAATAATATCTGGATAGGCATAGTATGTGTCTTTGATTTGATTCGGAGTGGAGGTGCTTGTTTGTCATTGACAGTCTTCACGGTCTGTCACAGTGAAGTGGCCTATCACATTATGTCTGAAAATGACTAGTATATTAGTATAGAAAACCTCACTTCAATAAGCCGCAGTGCAATGGATCTCAAATATTAGGCAAAAATTTGATGTGACGAATatgcgctctctctctgtatttatataTGGGGGACATACGTGACACCGTTATTGTTCGCTGGCTGTGGGGCAAGACTGACATGACTGACTTCTTTGTGCATCTTGAGCCAGCCCTTGCAAAAGGACCAATGAGTGGGTGCTTCCACAATTCATGAAGCATAAAGGCCTCCATAGTTGGAGACTATTCCGATGATTTAGCACCATCCTAAAAAATAAgcctaaaataataaaataatacaagTAAAATAATACAACAATATTACTTCTTTATCAGATCAATGTGCAAAACTGCTGTTGGAAAGACAGACATTCATAATGCAGTCATAAACTGAAAACAGCTGGTTGCAATTGTAGGTAGGCTGGTCTTCCAGTAGGAGTCGGCATAGGATTCGTAAAGTTCTTCCCCGATCCCCCCAAACCCAGCGGGACAAAATATACTccacaactacagctcccacaatccCCTCTGACGCGTTCTTCTTTTTACAGGAACAGGAGTATTTTTGGTAGTAGCAGCCTACTGAGAATACGATATTATGTGTACGTGGTAGTTCACACACTTTTTTCTCCTCATAAAAACAACATATCACATATCCAACGGACATCATTCAGAGATCGATGATGCCTCCGCGAAACCAAGATTTCGGACTGAAAAAGTCTGGAGGGGCCAGGAGCGGGTCCGTGATAAACTTCAGAAAAACTTTGAACTCCGGCTCTTTACGCCGCAGCTCTGCTGTCTTGCCATCGGTGCTGACGTTCGCCGTGATCGTGGCGTCCGGGGGCCTTCTGCTCATGATAGAGAAAGGAATGCTGAATAGTATGGAGACACCACCACCTCGGGGATACAGCAAGAGGTCAGGCTACCTCAGACAAGCCCGAAATCTTGATCCAGCTGTGGACGCAGAATCCCAGGTAAACTGAAGCCACGGTCTGTAGATTCCCAGTAGCCCACCACTTGATTTGGCTGGATATGTTTTGGAAGAATATGACTTTAAAATACCTTAGGCCGACAAATGTATTCATAACCAAATAACTAAAGGACTTATTACTCCATTAATGTTTTTGTTGTCACAGGATACTTTGTGTAAACAAATAATGTAGGCTATAACTTCAAAGTCATTTTATTTATATAAAAGTACATGATGCCATCTCGTCATGAAATGTTAGGCCTTGCTTGAGCACTACAGATATTTAATAGAAATCAAGTGCCGTTTGCACATGAACATTtcatgggatgcattttctacatttacattttcataGTGGTCTACTCTAATGGAATACATATCATAACATGTTGTGTAGGTATTAGATTGACACGAGTGATATTGTATTATTATCTTATAAGtcttacataaactcagcaaaaaaaaagaaacatccaaaatcaaaagtaacagtcagtatctggtgtggccaccagctgcattaagtactgtagtgcgcctcatggactgcaccagatttagcctgttcttgctgtgagatgtaaccgcactcttccaccaaggcacctgcaagttcccagacatttctgggggggaatggccctagccctcaccctccgatccaacaggtcccagatgtgctcaatgggattgagatccgggctcttcgctggccatggcagaacactgacattcctgtcttacaggaaatcacacacagaacgagcagtatggctggaggcattgtcatgctgaagggtcatgtcaggatgagcctgcaggaagggtaccacatgagggaggaggatgtcttccctgtaacacacagcgttgagattgcctgcaatgacaacaagctcagtccggtgATGCTGTAAcaaaccgccccagaccatgacggaccctccacctccaaatcgatcccgctcctgagtacaggcctcggtgtaaccctcattccttcgacgataaacgcgaatctgaccatcacccctggtgagacaaaaccgcgactcatcagagaagagcactttttgccagtcctgtctggtccagcgacggtgggtttgtgcccataggcaacgttgttgccggtgatgtctggtgtggaccttccttacaacaggcctacaagccctcagtccagcctctctcagcctattgtggacagtctgagcactgatggagggattgtgcgttcctggtgtaactcagacagttgttgttgccatcctgtacctgtcccacagctGTGATGTTcgtatgtaccgatcctgtgcaggtgttgttacacgtgctctgccactgcgaggacgatcagctgtccgtcctgtctccctgtagtgctgtcttaggcgtctcacagtatggacattgcaatttattgccctggccacatctgcagtcctcatgcctctttgcagcatgcctaaggcacgttcacacagatgagcagggaccctgggcatctttctttttgtgtttttcagagtcagtagaaaggcctctttagtgtcctaagttttcataactgtgaccgtaattgcctatcgtctgtaagctgttagtgtcttaatgaccgtttcacaggtgcatgttcattaattgtttatggttcactgaacaagcatgggaaacagtgtttaaaccctttacaatgaagatctgtgaagttatttgaatttttacaaattatctttgaaagacagggtcctgaaaaagggccaaaacttttttttgctgagtttagttttaatgtatttttttacatCTCCTCCAAACCCCATTCAGATTCTCCAGGAGATCCGTAACCGCACCATCCGGACCATGTGTGGTCAGAAGAACATGCCTCACAGTGTGTGGTCCCTGAGCCCCCTGCAGAAGAAAACCCTGCTGCAGCACATCCTGGTGAATGACGAGCACCGCTTCCTCTACTGCTACGTCCCCAAGGTGGCCTGCTCCAACTGGAAGAGGGTTCTGAAGGTCCTGAGTGGGGCTCTAGAGAACGTGGACGTCAACATCAAGATGAACCACAAGAGTGACCTGCTCTTCCTGTCCTCCCTGAAGCCTGAGGAGATCCGCTACAGGCTGAAACACTACTTCAAGTTCATGTTTGTCAGGGAACCTATGGAGCGCCTTCTCTCCGCTTACAGGAACAAGTTTGGGGAGATCAAGGCCTACCAGGAGAAGTACGGTGCCGAGATCATCAGGCGCTACAGAAAGGGCCATGCCAAGGATACAGCAGTGGCTGGGGATGATGTGACTTTTGCTGAGTTTGTGCGCTATCTGCTGGATGAGGATGTGGACCGCATGAATGAGCACTGGATGCCCATCTACAACCTGTGTCAGCCATGTGCCGTGTCCTATGACTTCATTGGCTCCTATGAGCATCTGGAGAGTGATGCGGACTATGTGCTACAGCGTATTAGTGCACCTCCACACGTCCACTTCCCTGAGCGACAGACGTGGTACAAGCCTGTCACCAAGGAGACGCTGCACTATTACCTATGCAGTCTGTCTCAGAAGCTTCTCAGGGAACTCCTGCCAAAGTATATTCTAGACTTTTCCCTGTTTACTTACCCCCTCCCCAACACAACCACTGAGTACTGCAGACATTAACTGCAAGATGGTATTTTATACTTGGAAATTAATATTTTTCTACAGCATCTTGTTACACgtttgcctttttttttttattctgagGGAACAAGCAGTATTTTGATAGGTTAGTTTTTACATTAGTTGTTACAGCATTGGGAAATATGAATTATGTGTTTGAGTATATGCATAAAACCACTAAAACTCAAAAGGAATTGTATTTTAGAAGGAAAGAGGATATGTTGCTGAATCAAATCAATTAAGAAATTAAACTGTTACCGTCCAATTGCTCTAATTACTGTGCACTCCATCTGGGCTTCAACCAAACATTGACCCAACAAAGTATTAAAGCCCCAGTAACACATTTGTATGTTTATTTTGGAAATAAATTTTCCTCTACACTTTTATGGGAATCTCTTATGGGTAATTTAAAGGCTGTTGTGTTGTCTCTGATTTTAGGTACAGACGAGTGCAGTGAATTTGTTTGTACAAAACTTTATTTGAAGGAATAAGTTATTAATTTAGGCATAATGGGAATAATATGTAACATTAAACATGTAAAAATACCACAGAACACAAAGCTGAACTAATGAACTATTCTCCTATCAGTGGTCTAATAACCAAGTCCAGATTGTTATAAATACATTTGGTAAAAGTATCTCAGTCTAATCACCTATGGATCTCCCAAGTAAAAGCAGAAAATGTACAGTACCTCCAAGGTACACTTCAATTTGACAATACTATTAGTAGCTCAATTAGTCCATTTTTTCCCCCATGGAGGAACATAATATAGACAATCAAATTCTTCAAAAAATTGGCACTGGAATTATCTTTGGTGAGAGGACGGCATGATTTCAACTTTGATCCAAGTTATTGCATCCTTCATAGGGAAGGAGGACGGTGGCATTTTAGACCATTAGAAGCATTTTTGTTGGACACGAGTTGCTAAGTTGCGTTTGATGCGTCCAAACTGATACCCTTACAGGCTTCTCTCACGCACTCACTCCAGCTCCTTCATTTCCCTGTCTGGTGTCTCTACTCCTTAAAGCTCACAATTCTGTGGAGGAAAAAGGGAAGTCACATCAATTACAGGCTTGAATACAATCGGTGTGATCTAGAAAGTCGTATCGCAGTGATTGCAGAATGGATATAAAAGTaggaagtgatgtgtgtgtgtgtctgtgcaagcACGTACGTAGTATTGTGAGTGTAACTCACTTCTCTGGTGACCGGTCGGTGGAGCGCTCTGGAGTTCGCAGGATGGAACGTTCCGGGGAGGGGGGGCGGGGACTCAGAGATCTGCTCAGGGGGGAGGAGCTCCGCAGTGAGGAGAAAGACATACCGTGCCTGCGCATCTCCT
Proteins encoded in this region:
- the chst14 gene encoding carbohydrate sulfotransferase 14, which encodes MMPPRNQDFGLKKSGGARSGSVINFRKTLNSGSLRRSSAVLPSVLTFAVIVASGGLLLMIEKGMLNSMETPPPRGYSKRSGYLRQARNLDPAVDAESQILQEIRNRTIRTMCGQKNMPHSVWSLSPLQKKTLLQHILVNDEHRFLYCYVPKVACSNWKRVLKVLSGALENVDVNIKMNHKSDLLFLSSLKPEEIRYRLKHYFKFMFVREPMERLLSAYRNKFGEIKAYQEKYGAEIIRRYRKGHAKDTAVAGDDVTFAEFVRYLLDEDVDRMNEHWMPIYNLCQPCAVSYDFIGSYEHLESDADYVLQRISAPPHVHFPERQTWYKPVTKETLHYYLCSLSQKLLRELLPKYILDFSLFTYPLPNTTTEYCRH